A portion of the Micromonospora vinacea genome contains these proteins:
- a CDS encoding RrF2 family transcriptional regulator, with protein sequence MKMSGGVEWALHCCVVLTASNTPVPAAKLAELHDVSSSYLAKQLQSLARAGLIHSVQGKSGGYVLTRAPESITLLDVVRAVDGPGPTFVCTEIRQRGPFATPADACTTPCPVARAMWAAEDAWRQALAAVTIADLARDVDATSGPEALVGIQAWLTSGAG encoded by the coding sequence ATGAAGATGTCCGGCGGGGTCGAGTGGGCGCTGCACTGCTGCGTGGTGCTCACCGCCAGCAACACGCCCGTTCCGGCGGCCAAGCTGGCGGAACTGCACGACGTCTCCAGCAGCTACCTCGCCAAGCAGCTCCAGTCACTGGCCCGCGCCGGCCTGATCCACTCCGTGCAGGGCAAGTCGGGCGGTTACGTGCTGACCCGCGCACCGGAGAGCATCACCCTGCTCGACGTGGTCCGGGCCGTCGACGGGCCCGGCCCCACCTTCGTCTGCACCGAGATCCGCCAGCGCGGCCCGTTCGCGACCCCGGCCGACGCCTGCACCACGCCGTGCCCGGTCGCCCGCGCGATGTGGGCGGCCGAGGACGCGTGGCGTCAGGCGCTCGCCGCCGTCACGATCGCCGATCTCGCCCGCGACGTCGACGCCACCTCCGGCCCCGAGGCCCTGGTCGGCATCCAGGCCTGGCTGACCAGCGGAGCCGGCTGA